The Pelodiscus sinensis isolate JC-2024 chromosome 26, ASM4963464v1, whole genome shotgun sequence genome contains a region encoding:
- the CCDC15 gene encoding coiled-coil domain-containing protein 15 isoform X1 produces MPPPAKQQPCARNMTMGQPAGDKARGLWVAVNQAVLAERNQSVAPVGVWVESAQAGGKWNESVAFASAFQVEEELKEQQKEKEENLKRFQGEVKQRVNQQIKLRRKQQLQKSCEAAEKESSVAIQCSDSAMHLTPKRNTCVYRSNAESAIFRSGTKLIPVQQLRASEEEEGREKQSQLFHQQANTLSRTMKQVRRQLASCRTVPKGAGPPELPGGIWTVSPTSNKPAFHRPTPGHGEESECEVFPLAGHHDLPAELQDQATTKNQGDDNLYYKVEFGKLYNGLMKESSTAGPSSGLNPDFQAPLVLWPGIDKEETKKQRQNQYLRYRRLFMDIEREQVKEQQRQKERQKKIAKIKSEKENQRRAEEQRLQEVAYQQDSWTREKACDILARLKLEERRVRKSKEKQQRNKEYVRYMDALRAQMREKIKLYNIDLPPLCCCGSDFWDSHPDTCANNCVFYKNHKAYARALQSVISSCDVSDGNSTTRLAIPNFASVHAPSVKNPWKAALRPAL; encoded by the exons ATGCCGCCACCTGCGAAGCAGCAGCCCTGTGCCCGGAACATGACGATGGGACAGCCTGCAGGGGACAAAGCAAGGGGTCTGTGGGTGGCAGTGAACCAGGCGGTCCTGGCTGAGAGGAACCAGAGCGTGGCCCCTGTGGGGGTTTGGGTGGAGAGTGCCCAAGCTGGTGGCAAGTGGAATGAGAGTGTTGCTTTT GCTTCAGCATTTCAGGTGGAAGAGGAGCTAAAGGAGCAGCaaaaggaaaaagaggaaaaTCTGAAACGCTTCCAGGGGGAAGTGAAGCAGAGGGTGAATCAGCAAATCAAGTTGAGGAGAAAACAGCAGCTCCAGAAATCCTGTGAAGCG GCAGAAAAGGAAAGCTCTGTTGCGATACAGTGTTCAGATTCTGCAATGCACTTGACCCCTAAGAGGAATACATGTGTATATCGAAGTAATGCAGAATCTGCCATCTTCCGTTCTGGTACCAAGTTAATCCCCGTGCAGCAGCTTCGTgccagtgaggaggaggagggaagagaaaagcaAAGCCAATTATTCCATCAGCAAGCCAACACA CTTAGCAGAACCATGAAACAAGTCCGTCGTCAGTTAGCATCTTGCAGGACTGTGCCTAAAGGAGCAGGCCCACCTGAACTTCCAGGAGGTATCTGGACTGTCAGCCCAACCAGCAAC AAACCAGCGTTTCACAGGCCAACTCCAGGGCATGGTGAAGAGAGTGAGTGTGAGGTGTTTCCTCTGGCAGGACATCATGACCTTCCTGCTGAACTACAAGACCAGGCAACAACCAAAAATCAGGGTGATGACAACTTGTACTACAAAGTAGAATTTGGAAAA cTTTATAATGGATTAATGAAAGAGTCCAGCACAGCTGGCCCATCTTCGGGATTGAACCCTGATTTCCAAGCTCCTCTTGTACTTTGGCCTGGGATAGACAAAGAAGAAACCAAGAAACAA CGCCAAAATCAGTATCTAAGATACAGACGTCTCTTCATGGACATTGAACGAGAACAAGTAAAGGAACAGCAAAGACAGAAAGAGCGGCAGAAGAAAATTGCAAA AATTAAGAGTGAGAAGGAGAACCAGCGTCGTGCAGAGGAGCAAAGGCTCCAGGAGGTGGCCTACCAGCAGgactcctggaccagagagaagGCATGTGACATACTGGCTCGGCTCAAGCTGGAGGAGAGAAGAGTGCGGAAGAGTAAAGAAAAGCAACAGAGAAACAAGGAGTACGTGAG ATACATGGACGCGTTAAGAGCTCAGATGAGGGAGAAGATAAAGCTGTATAACATTGACTTGCCTCCGTTGTGCTGCTGTGGGTCCGATTTCTGGGACTCTCATCCTGACACCTGTGCCAACAACTGCGTGTTCTACAAAAACCACAAAG CTTATGCTCGAGCGTTGCAGTCTGTCATCTCGTCATGTGATGTTTCGGATGGAAATTCAACCACACGCCTTGCAATCCCTAACTTTGCTTCCGTACACGCACCTTCTGTGAAAAACCCCTGGAAAGCGGCCCTGAGGCCTGCTTTGTGA
- the CCDC15 gene encoding coiled-coil domain-containing protein 15 isoform X2: MPPPAKQQPCARNMTMGQPAGDKARGLWVAVNQAVLAERNQSVAPVGVWVESAQAGGKWNESVAFASAFQVEEELKEQQKEKEENLKRFQGEVKQRVNQQIKLRRKQQLQKSCEAAEKESSVAIQCSDSAMHLTPKRNTCVYRSNAESAIFRSGTKLIPVQQLRASEEEEGREKQSQLFHQQANTLSRTMKQVRRQLASCRTVPKGAGPPELPGGIWTVSPTSNKPAFHRPTPGHGEESECEVFPLAGHHDLPAELQDQATTKNQGDDNLYYKVEFGKLYNGLMKESSTAGPSSGLNPDFQAPLVLWPGIDKEETKKQRQNQYLRYRRLFMDIEREQVKEQQRQKERQKKIAKIKSEKENQRRAEEQRLQEVAYQQDSWTREKACDILARLKLEERRVRKSKEKQQRNKEYVRYMDALRAQMREKIKLYNIDLPPLCCCGSDFWDSHPDTCANNCVFYKNHKGTCSGDGSESLLYCKCC; encoded by the exons ATGCCGCCACCTGCGAAGCAGCAGCCCTGTGCCCGGAACATGACGATGGGACAGCCTGCAGGGGACAAAGCAAGGGGTCTGTGGGTGGCAGTGAACCAGGCGGTCCTGGCTGAGAGGAACCAGAGCGTGGCCCCTGTGGGGGTTTGGGTGGAGAGTGCCCAAGCTGGTGGCAAGTGGAATGAGAGTGTTGCTTTT GCTTCAGCATTTCAGGTGGAAGAGGAGCTAAAGGAGCAGCaaaaggaaaaagaggaaaaTCTGAAACGCTTCCAGGGGGAAGTGAAGCAGAGGGTGAATCAGCAAATCAAGTTGAGGAGAAAACAGCAGCTCCAGAAATCCTGTGAAGCG GCAGAAAAGGAAAGCTCTGTTGCGATACAGTGTTCAGATTCTGCAATGCACTTGACCCCTAAGAGGAATACATGTGTATATCGAAGTAATGCAGAATCTGCCATCTTCCGTTCTGGTACCAAGTTAATCCCCGTGCAGCAGCTTCGTgccagtgaggaggaggagggaagagaaaagcaAAGCCAATTATTCCATCAGCAAGCCAACACA CTTAGCAGAACCATGAAACAAGTCCGTCGTCAGTTAGCATCTTGCAGGACTGTGCCTAAAGGAGCAGGCCCACCTGAACTTCCAGGAGGTATCTGGACTGTCAGCCCAACCAGCAAC AAACCAGCGTTTCACAGGCCAACTCCAGGGCATGGTGAAGAGAGTGAGTGTGAGGTGTTTCCTCTGGCAGGACATCATGACCTTCCTGCTGAACTACAAGACCAGGCAACAACCAAAAATCAGGGTGATGACAACTTGTACTACAAAGTAGAATTTGGAAAA cTTTATAATGGATTAATGAAAGAGTCCAGCACAGCTGGCCCATCTTCGGGATTGAACCCTGATTTCCAAGCTCCTCTTGTACTTTGGCCTGGGATAGACAAAGAAGAAACCAAGAAACAA CGCCAAAATCAGTATCTAAGATACAGACGTCTCTTCATGGACATTGAACGAGAACAAGTAAAGGAACAGCAAAGACAGAAAGAGCGGCAGAAGAAAATTGCAAA AATTAAGAGTGAGAAGGAGAACCAGCGTCGTGCAGAGGAGCAAAGGCTCCAGGAGGTGGCCTACCAGCAGgactcctggaccagagagaagGCATGTGACATACTGGCTCGGCTCAAGCTGGAGGAGAGAAGAGTGCGGAAGAGTAAAGAAAAGCAACAGAGAAACAAGGAGTACGTGAG ATACATGGACGCGTTAAGAGCTCAGATGAGGGAGAAGATAAAGCTGTATAACATTGACTTGCCTCCGTTGTGCTGCTGTGGGTCCGATTTCTGGGACTCTCATCCTGACACCTGTGCCAACAACTGCGTGTTCTACAAAAACCACAAAG GCACATGCAGTGGCGATGGGAGTGAGTCTCTACTGTATTGCAAATGCTGCTGA